The window GCAACGTCCGCGCGGCAAGCCCGACTATTATCTGGAAAACTTCAGCTACGTGAAAATGGGGCCGAACGGCCTGCCGCGCTACGATATGTCGGGCGTGAAGATGGTGCACTACCCGACCGACGATTCCTTCGAGATCACCAAGCCGGTGGTCCACAACCTGGACCAGGGCAAGCCGCCCATGGAGCTCTATTCCGATACCGCGCGCGTCACCGATGAGCAGACCCAGATCCACATGTACGGCAACGCCAACGCCATCCGCGCGCCCTACAAGGGGCGCGAACAGATGCAGGTGGTCTCGGACTACCTGTTGCTGTTGCCGGATGACGAGATCGTCAAGACCGAC is drawn from Herbaspirillum seropedicae and contains these coding sequences:
- the lptC gene encoding LPS export ABC transporter periplasmic protein LptC, whose product is MSGRSGERAADRIRIGVILVLLIGAALGSLWVLQSMRAAGDQQAAQRPRGKPDYYLENFSYVKMGPNGLPRYDMSGVKMVHYPTDDSFEITKPVVHNLDQGKPPMELYSDTARVTDEQTQIHMYGNANAIRAPYKGREQMQVVSDYLLLLPDDEIVKTDKPVAMTMGTTRLNGVGMVANNATQVVQLFGNVRGYYEPTPKKR